The following are from one region of the Chloracidobacterium sp. genome:
- a CDS encoding DUF2380 domain-containing protein, translating to MGCIGDATKFAETQYDPLYKYAYPTKVITPAPDPTNTHGTNQASTAETTYDFSTGLPLTVKDDFGQITRTEYDAQLRPWRVFAENFTAPETQTIYGVPDANGQLPTNQRFVKVRKQIDANNWDEATTWMDGLGRTIKTQAADSQGDVFVETFYDQFGRVERVTNPYRQGDAVYWSKTRYDAAGRAVETFAPATLADITANNLTSRGTTAFDISIVNDASGNFVGTVVTTTDASGRKGRSITNALGQLLRVDEPNAIGGTEEADLGTLALPHQPTSYRYDHYGKMVEVTQGVQKRWFKYDSLGRLIRVRQPEHEVNTALDLPDTYNTSGQWTAGFTYDVMGNVLTATDANGVTITNTYDRVGRVKTRSYSGEPQGQTTPAVSFYYDGKGLAQLQTPHNFAKGKLTKVDNTVSETQYQVFDNLGRITQMAQITDGQTYTSKYTYNFSGALIEEEYPSGRKVKNEFESDGDIARIYGKATPTATERTYANSFSYMPDGRIEKLKLGNGLWEAAKFNTRLQVTEFALGHGPESGNLWKLQKEYGELQSNGTVDASKNTGNIARQTLSFDGLPQPFVTGYEYDSLYRLVNAKETQNGTRTWEQGFTYDRYGNRLSHDKFIGASQIAQTNLSHPTIDADTNRFTAGQGYAFDKNGNLVTDPADSGRSFVFNGDNKQAEVRGPSNELIGEYFYDGEGRRVKKHRYVGGVLTEVTVFVYSAGKLAAEYSTAPPEQNPTTKWTVTDQLGSPRVLVDTLGQVVSRRDFMPFGEEITPDGTHRTTDLKYNFGDNVRQKFTGYQKDEETQLDFAEARMYENRHARFTAVDPLLASGKNANPQTFNRYVYVLNNPLIFTDPTGLQTTTVPGRWFNPNQPNKRFEYIKNGATVPEGYTEVTTTNKRGELIAPGMGIEEWEVIRFNPNGPFDGRFLDIDDWLWMSQYEYSGWDVIRNDVAQDAFMRSGAVQDVSVELFTFGMPVARGAGAVLRSGAGSRLTAQQFADDAFVDIYQPRLLESPTTVKHHIFNVFRGNSPKSDFYRQFFKTHGIDVEKYGVEIPEAMHKKFIHGAGNNWTTRWKQWIDANPNATTKEVYQFAGQLMDEYGLSGLPIIPLR from the coding sequence TTGGGATGCATCGGGGACGCGACGAAGTTCGCCGAGACCCAGTACGATCCGCTCTACAAATACGCCTATCCGACGAAGGTGATCACGCCGGCGCCTGATCCGACGAACACGCATGGGACGAATCAGGCTTCGACGGCCGAGACGACCTATGATTTCTCGACCGGACTGCCGTTGACGGTGAAGGATGATTTCGGGCAGATCACGCGGACCGAATATGACGCCCAGCTTCGGCCTTGGCGAGTCTTTGCGGAGAACTTTACTGCGCCTGAAACGCAAACCATTTACGGGGTTCCGGACGCTAATGGGCAGCTTCCTACGAACCAGCGGTTCGTAAAGGTCCGGAAGCAGATCGACGCGAACAACTGGGACGAGGCCACGACCTGGATGGACGGGCTTGGCCGGACGATAAAGACGCAGGCCGCGGACAGTCAGGGCGATGTCTTTGTAGAGACCTTTTACGATCAGTTCGGCCGAGTCGAGCGGGTGACCAACCCCTACCGGCAGGGCGACGCGGTTTATTGGTCAAAAACGCGATACGACGCCGCCGGGCGGGCCGTTGAGACCTTCGCACCGGCAACGCTGGCAGATATAACTGCAAACAATCTGACCAGCCGTGGGACGACCGCGTTCGATATTTCAATCGTTAACGACGCTTCGGGCAATTTTGTCGGCACTGTCGTAACGACAACCGACGCAAGCGGCAGGAAAGGCCGCTCGATCACGAACGCTCTCGGGCAGCTTCTCCGAGTCGACGAACCGAACGCAATCGGCGGCACCGAAGAAGCCGACCTAGGCACTCTTGCGCTTCCCCACCAACCGACATCCTACCGGTATGACCATTACGGCAAAATGGTCGAGGTTACACAGGGCGTGCAGAAGCGGTGGTTCAAGTATGACTCGCTTGGGCGGCTTATACGCGTACGGCAGCCTGAGCACGAAGTGAATACGGCGTTGGACCTTCCCGATACCTACAATACCTCGGGCCAGTGGACCGCCGGTTTTACTTACGACGTGATGGGCAACGTCCTGACGGCGACGGACGCCAACGGCGTGACGATCACAAATACCTATGACCGAGTTGGCCGGGTAAAGACAAGAAGCTATTCAGGTGAGCCGCAAGGACAAACCACGCCCGCGGTCAGCTTCTATTATGACGGCAAGGGGCTCGCGCAGCTGCAAACTCCGCACAATTTTGCCAAGGGCAAGTTGACGAAGGTAGACAACACGGTCTCCGAGACACAGTATCAGGTCTTTGACAATCTCGGTCGGATAACACAGATGGCCCAGATCACCGACGGCCAGACCTACACCTCGAAATACACCTACAACTTCTCGGGAGCGTTGATCGAGGAAGAGTATCCCTCGGGCCGCAAGGTGAAGAACGAGTTTGAGTCAGACGGCGACATCGCTCGAATATACGGAAAGGCAACGCCGACTGCGACCGAAAGAACGTATGCAAATTCGTTCAGCTACATGCCTGACGGCAGGATCGAAAAGCTGAAGCTGGGCAATGGGCTTTGGGAGGCTGCGAAGTTCAATACCCGTTTGCAGGTGACGGAATTTGCGCTTGGCCATGGGCCGGAATCGGGCAACCTGTGGAAGCTGCAGAAGGAATACGGTGAGCTTCAGTCGAATGGCACTGTTGACGCAAGTAAGAACACAGGGAACATCGCCCGGCAGACGCTTTCGTTTGATGGCCTCCCGCAGCCCTTCGTAACAGGGTACGAATACGACTCACTTTACCGGCTCGTCAACGCGAAGGAGACGCAGAACGGCACGCGGACGTGGGAACAAGGGTTTACCTATGACCGTTATGGCAATCGGCTGAGCCACGACAAATTCATTGGTGCGTCGCAGATCGCTCAGACGAACCTTTCCCACCCGACGATCGATGCGGACACGAACCGCTTTACAGCCGGGCAGGGCTACGCCTTTGACAAGAACGGCAATCTGGTCACGGACCCGGCCGATTCGGGGCGGAGCTTTGTCTTCAATGGCGACAACAAGCAGGCGGAGGTCCGCGGGCCGAGCAATGAGCTGATCGGCGAGTATTTCTACGACGGCGAGGGCAGACGCGTCAAGAAGCACCGCTACGTCGGCGGGGTTCTGACCGAGGTGACGGTCTTTGTTTACTCGGCCGGGAAGCTCGCCGCTGAGTATTCGACCGCACCGCCCGAACAGAATCCGACGACGAAATGGACTGTCACGGACCAGTTAGGCTCGCCGAGGGTTTTGGTTGATACCCTCGGGCAAGTCGTCTCCCGCCGCGACTTCATGCCCTTTGGCGAGGAGATCACGCCCGACGGAACTCACCGCACAACAGACCTGAAATATAACTTCGGCGACAACGTCCGCCAGAAATTCACCGGCTATCAAAAAGACGAAGAAACCCAACTAGACTTCGCCGAAGCCCGAATGTACGAGAACCGCCACGCGAGATTCACCGCCGTCGATCCTCTCCTTGCTTCTGGTAAGAATGCCAATCCCCAAACATTCAATCGTTACGTGTACGTCTTAAACAATCCGTTAATTTTTACTGATCCGACAGGACTGCAGACTACGACCGTTCCAGGGCGATGGTTCAACCCTAATCAACCCAACAAGCGATTTGAATACATTAAGAACGGAGCCACAGTACCCGAAGGATATACTGAAGTTACGACTACGAATAAGAGGGGTGAGTTGATCGCACCCGGCATGGGCATAGAGGAATGGGAGGTTATTCGATTTAATCCGAATGGCCCGTTTGATGGACGCTTTCTCGATATCGATGATTGGCTCTGGATGTCACAATATGAATACTCTGGCTGGGATGTAATTAGAAATGATGTCGCGCAAGATGCATTCATGAGATCGGGCGCGGTTCAGGACGTTAGTGTAGAATTATTCACATTCGGAATGCCAGTGGCTCGTGGAGCTGGTGCGGTTCTCCGCTCAGGTGCCGGGAGTCGACTTACGGCCCAGCAGTTCGCAGACGATGCTTTCGTCGATATCTATCAACCACGGCTTTTGGAATCACCGACCACAGTTAAGCATCACATCTTTAATGTGTTTCGGGGGAACTCTCCAAAATCTGATTTTTATAGACAATTCTTCAAAACTCACGGGATTGACGTCGAAAAATATGGTGTGGAAATACCCGAAGCTATGCATAAAAAATTCATTCATGGGGCTGGTAATAATTGGACGACAAGATGGAAGCAGTGGATCGATGCAAATCCAAATGCAACAACAAAAGAGGTCTATCAGTTTGCGGGACAACTAATGGATGAGTATGGTTTGAGCGGATTACCGATAATTCCGTTACGCTAA
- a CDS encoding RHS repeat protein, which yields MAGKSDEFKVAVQFFDQLGRVRLAKTLEDATTQSATNETDGIKVQTRYKTVAGYTYQLSSNPYRAATAVTETDPTMGWTLSTAWSSGRRSEVETFSGSALPVAFGGSNQNSTGIARTDIDANRTLVTDQAGKSRISKTNALGQLEEVWEILAASEPGSESVAFPNATVAHGFRTVYGYDTLNNLTTVSQGVQTRTFSYSSLSRLLSAANPESGTIGYEYDPNGNLTEKTDARSIVTTYTYDELNRVTARDYSDTTPDVDYTYGTSAPKVGKLVKVESSVSTTEYTGFDILGRVTAHKQTTDGQSYTTGYVYNLSGALIEQTYPSGRVVKNVLDNNGDLSLVQSKKNSAYGFFTYANSFTYNPAGAVTSMQLGNGRWESTQFNSRLQPTQIALGVTQGATNLLDLDYSYGTTANNGNLLSQTITVPTVGTNTGFSAVQTYNYDSLNRLKDATEMLTPTGGSATQSWKQTFVFDRYGNRNFDEANTAFAGFDKLCNNNTELCADLRKRLNPSINTSNNRLSTSDDYDFDASGNTTSDPDDRMFIYDAENKQVEVKDSLNATIGQYFYDGDGRRVKKVVPGGETTIFVYDAGSKLIGEYSTVVQTGSNAKTVYTTNDHLGSPRINTDGTGQVISRHDYHPFGEEIARTGYGSDTIRKQFTGYERDGETGLDFAQARYQASVHGRFTTADPYIIQFEMKRGDDAEERSEMLLEYLSEPRNHNRYVYALNNPVRHTDPSGMRPPNYWEQMALNKLDEWIAGATKAGNKDLATALTNAKAEIGAIIDKLGKKQNSVAVGIAVYAILSVGTDEGNKYADSTVLAAPGHTYGAGENKCNVFVAMAHINGGGIRPGNYPSFGGKFPVANWLGDIRDSMKLKNLPVHYGAAGVGDAVAWRNTDPNQPGHSGVSIGGGAMIYAGGSGGGRPKVDTINNMNRHMNTEGTRVLGITIIGPRHEPGVIRRFNGKP from the coding sequence TTGGCGGGTAAGTCGGATGAATTCAAGGTCGCGGTGCAGTTCTTTGATCAGCTAGGCCGGGTGCGGCTTGCTAAGACGCTTGAGGACGCCACGACCCAATCGGCCACGAACGAGACGGACGGCATCAAGGTCCAAACGCGGTACAAGACGGTTGCGGGTTATACGTATCAGTTATCGTCGAACCCGTACCGGGCCGCGACCGCCGTAACAGAGACCGACCCGACAATGGGCTGGACGCTCTCGACCGCCTGGAGCAGCGGAAGACGCTCGGAGGTCGAAACATTCTCCGGCTCCGCTCTGCCGGTCGCCTTCGGCGGCTCGAACCAAAACTCCACCGGCATCGCCCGCACCGACATTGACGCCAACCGCACGCTGGTCACCGATCAGGCCGGGAAGAGCCGGATCAGTAAGACGAATGCGCTTGGGCAATTGGAAGAGGTCTGGGAAATACTCGCGGCTAGCGAGCCGGGTTCGGAGAGCGTCGCGTTCCCGAACGCGACGGTCGCCCATGGCTTCAGGACCGTCTATGGCTATGACACGCTCAATAACCTGACGACCGTATCCCAAGGGGTTCAGACGCGGACCTTCAGCTACAGCAGCCTCTCGCGTCTGCTTTCGGCGGCGAATCCGGAATCGGGGACGATCGGTTACGAATATGATCCAAACGGCAATTTGACCGAGAAGACGGACGCGAGAAGTATTGTAACTACATACACTTACGACGAGCTGAACCGCGTAACGGCCCGAGATTACTCCGATACGACGCCCGATGTCGATTACACCTACGGCACGAGTGCTCCGAAAGTTGGTAAACTGGTGAAAGTGGAATCGAGCGTTTCGACAACCGAATACACGGGGTTTGACATCTTAGGACGTGTGACGGCCCACAAACAGACGACGGATGGACAGAGCTACACGACCGGTTATGTTTACAACCTGAGCGGAGCTTTGATCGAGCAGACGTATCCATCGGGGCGGGTGGTGAAGAACGTGTTGGACAATAACGGTGATCTGAGCCTTGTCCAGAGCAAGAAGAATTCCGCCTACGGGTTTTTCACCTACGCGAACTCGTTCACTTATAATCCGGCCGGTGCCGTGACGAGCATGCAACTGGGCAATGGAAGATGGGAATCTACGCAATTTAATTCAAGATTGCAGCCCACGCAGATCGCACTCGGTGTAACGCAGGGAGCGACGAACTTGCTCGATCTGGATTATTCGTACGGCACGACGGCGAATAACGGGAATTTGTTGTCGCAGACGATCACGGTTCCGACGGTGGGAACAAATACAGGCTTTTCGGCGGTGCAAACCTACAACTACGACAGCCTGAATCGTCTGAAGGACGCAACCGAGATGCTGACGCCGACCGGTGGTTCGGCAACACAGTCGTGGAAGCAGACGTTCGTATTTGACCGCTACGGAAACCGGAACTTTGACGAAGCGAACACCGCTTTCGCGGGCTTCGATAAGCTCTGCAACAATAATACGGAGTTATGTGCTGATCTCAGAAAGCGGCTGAATCCTTCGATCAACACATCTAACAACCGACTTAGCACTAGCGACGATTACGACTTCGACGCGAGCGGGAACACTACTTCCGACCCGGACGACAGGATGTTTATCTACGACGCTGAGAATAAGCAAGTGGAGGTCAAGGACTCGCTAAATGCCACTATTGGCCAGTATTTTTATGACGGAGATGGCCGTAGGGTGAAGAAGGTTGTGCCCGGTGGAGAGACTACGATATTCGTTTACGACGCCGGATCGAAGCTGATCGGGGAATACTCGACGGTCGTTCAAACCGGGAGCAACGCGAAGACGGTCTATACAACGAACGATCATCTGGGCAGCCCTCGAATAAACACAGACGGCACCGGCCAGGTCATCTCCCGCCACGACTACCACCCCTTCGGCGAGGAGATAGCCCGCACCGGCTACGGCTCCGACACCATCCGCAAACAGTTCACCGGCTATGAGAGAGACGGCGAGACCGGTCTGGATTTCGCTCAAGCTCGGTATCAAGCCTCAGTTCACGGGCGATTTACAACGGCGGACCCCTACATAATCCAATTCGAGATGAAGCGCGGAGACGATGCAGAAGAACGATCTGAGATGCTGCTTGAGTACTTGTCCGAGCCGCGAAATCACAATCGATATGTGTACGCGTTGAACAATCCAGTCAGGCATACAGATCCAAGTGGCATGCGTCCTCCAAACTATTGGGAACAGATGGCGCTGAACAAGCTCGATGAGTGGATTGCTGGGGCGACGAAGGCTGGCAATAAGGACCTTGCTACTGCTCTAACCAATGCCAAGGCGGAGATTGGCGCAATCATCGACAAATTAGGCAAAAAACAAAACAGTGTCGCGGTGGGCATCGCAGTCTATGCGATCCTGAGCGTTGGCACAGACGAGGGTAACAAATATGCCGACAGTACTGTTCTCGCAGCCCCCGGTCATACCTACGGGGCGGGCGAGAACAAATGCAATGTATTTGTGGCGATGGCACACATAAACGGAGGAGGAATACGACCCGGAAACTATCCATCGTTCGGCGGAAAATTTCCGGTGGCGAATTGGCTTGGCGATATCCGAGATTCCATGAAGCTCAAGAATCTGCCTGTACACTATGGAGCGGCCGGCGTGGGCGACGCGGTAGCTTGGCGAAATACTGATCCTAATCAACCAGGGCACAGCGGAGTATCAATTGGGGGTGGTGCGATGATTTACGCCGGTGGCTCGGGAGGAGGTCGTCCTAAAGTTGATACCATAAATAATATGAATCGTCACATGAATACCGAGGGGACTCGTGTACTCGGAATCACGATCATAGGACCGAGGCATGAACCGGGAGTTATCCGACGTTTTAATGGGAAACCGTAG
- a CDS encoding RHS repeat-associated core domain-containing protein, which produces MRQLKLVSCGSCRFADGTVDASKNTGNIARQTLSFDGLPQPFVTGYEYDSLYRLVNAKETQNGTRTWEQGFTYDRYGNRLSHDKFIGASQISQTNLTHPTIDANTNRFTAGQGYAFDKNGNLVTDPADSGRSFVFNGDNKQKEVRGPSNELIGEYFYDGEGRRVKKHRYVGGVLTEVTVFVYSAGKLAAEYSTAPPEQNPTTKWTVTDQLGSPRVLVDSLGQVVSRRDFMPFGEEIFPDGVHRTTSLKYTYADNVRQKFTGYERDNESGLDFAQARYFAYNHGRFTSPDDFFNDSHVSNPQSWNLYAYVRNNPLSFIDPTGMMTDFIDVGTGERKRIEDGKDQVIAAQSEDIKQFQKEFASDRDAYNHRLGVFESSANNLHMTNAQFDNLAGVIYAEASNNAPWTEAAGIHGVLRNRAAADGTSVSDQATVANGIYGAGEAEKKKISDPNASTAKRNAVYKGLALSIVAFAVNGSDLSGGAYFWHGTDFRRPTAGSTAHESFYRSGFQFTSPSHDIWNLGSRRSGNSRYDYKYQSTAAFGQTTFMKLTEAWMKANGANTWRGTRR; this is translated from the coding sequence TTGAGGCAATTAAAGCTGGTGTCTTGCGGATCGTGTAGATTTGCGGATGGCACGGTTGATGCAAGCAAGAACACCGGGAACATCGCCCGGCAGACGCTTTCGTTTGACGGGCTTCCACAGCCCTTCGTAACAGGGTACGAATACGACTCGCTTTACCGGCTCGTCAACGCGAAGGAGACGCAGAACGGCACGCGGACGTGGGAACAAGGGTTTACCTATGACCGTTATGGCAATCGGCTGAGCCACGACAAGTTCATCGGTGCGTCGCAGATCTCGCAGACGAATCTTACCCACCCGACGATCGACGCGAACACGAACCGCTTTACAGCCGGGCAGGGCTACGCCTTTGACAAGAACGGCAATCTGGTCACGGACCCGGCCGATTCGGGGCGGAGCTTTGTCTTTAATGGCGACAACAAGCAGAAGGAGGTCCGCGGGCCGAGCAATGAGCTGATCGGCGAGTATTTCTACGACGGCGAGGGCAGACGCGTCAAGAAGCACCGCTACGTCGGCGGGGTGCTGACCGAGGTGACGGTCTTTGTTTACTCGGCCGGGAAGCTCGCCGCTGAGTATTCGACCGCACCGCCCGAACAGAATCCGACGACGAAATGGACTGTCACGGACCAGTTAGGCTCGCCGCGGGTTTTGGTCGATAGCCTCGGGCAAGTCGTCTCCCGCCGCGACTTCATGCCGTTTGGTGAGGAGATTTTCCCTGACGGAGTTCACAGAACAACGAGTCTGAAATACACGTATGCCGATAATGTTCGTCAAAAGTTTACCGGCTACGAACGGGATAATGAATCTGGGCTGGACTTCGCTCAGGCCAGATACTTTGCTTACAACCACGGACGTTTTACCAGTCCAGACGATTTTTTCAACGACAGTCACGTCTCCAACCCTCAAAGCTGGAATCTTTATGCTTATGTGAGGAACAACCCTCTGTCGTTTATTGATCCGACCGGAATGATGACCGATTTTATCGATGTAGGAACAGGAGAAAGAAAACGTATCGAAGACGGAAAAGATCAAGTGATCGCGGCACAAAGCGAAGATATAAAACAGTTCCAAAAAGAATTTGCCTCTGATAGAGATGCCTACAATCACCGGCTAGGGGTTTTTGAGTCTTCAGCTAATAACCTACATATGACGAATGCTCAGTTTGATAACTTGGCAGGAGTCATTTACGCCGAGGCATCTAATAACGCTCCCTGGACAGAAGCGGCTGGTATTCACGGCGTCCTTAGAAACAGGGCTGCGGCTGACGGAACTTCAGTTTCAGACCAAGCTACGGTCGCCAATGGGATTTACGGGGCCGGAGAAGCAGAGAAGAAAAAAATATCTGACCCAAATGCCTCGACAGCTAAGAGAAACGCTGTATATAAAGGGCTAGCGCTTTCGATTGTAGCCTTTGCAGTAAACGGCTCTGATTTATCGGGCGGAGCATATTTCTGGCACGGCACCGATTTTAGACGGCCTACTGCTGGTTCAACAGCACACGAAAGTTTTTATCGATCTGGATTTCAGTTCACTTCTCCTTCTCATGACATTTGGAATCTTGGCAGCCGAAGGTCGGGAAACAGCCGCTATGACTATAAGTACCAGTCAACGGCAGCTTTCGGACAAACGACGTTCATGAAACTGACCGAGGCATGGATGAAAGCAAATGGCGCCAACACTTGGCGAGGAACAAGGAGGTAA
- a CDS encoding ankyrin repeat domain-containing protein, whose product MTESVVRGELQSVVSVIESGANVNGGFDQSIPVLEVAASFGKTEVVRLLIERGADVNRTRSFGQTALKAAVIGQHPKTTEALIEKGADVCEKTEGSALQYAVEVENGDLIAILEGSGAKSCP is encoded by the coding sequence TTGACTGAATCCGTCGTTCGAGGCGAACTTCAGAGCGTGGTGAGCGTCATCGAAAGCGGAGCTAATGTTAACGGCGGATTTGATCAAAGTATTCCGGTGCTCGAAGTAGCTGCCTCCTTCGGAAAAACAGAGGTTGTAAGACTATTGATCGAACGCGGTGCTGACGTCAATCGCACACGCTCCTTCGGCCAAACCGCCCTGAAGGCAGCAGTTATTGGTCAGCATCCTAAAACCACAGAGGCATTGATCGAGAAAGGAGCAGATGTTTGTGAGAAAACCGAGGGGAGCGCATTACAATACGCTGTCGAAGTAGAAAACGGCGACTTAATAGCGATTCTAGAGGGATCCGGTGCAAAAAGTTGCCCGTGA
- a CDS encoding energy transducer TonB, which produces MKFKVILVVAIVCASCFSQSNRMEKPNEITRIESKADQEKNGCDFSAFKPFQVSHFVRSNLKVSFVPEYPQSAIQRNAHGIVSVKILVDREGSVVRACSLDGDEDLAIAAEAAALKWRFKRKVVPGRESFVEAGITFRFVLHKTDLGVENSDETIVYARSIDSDTSKQ; this is translated from the coding sequence ATGAAATTCAAAGTTATCCTAGTGGTCGCAATCGTTTGTGCGTCGTGTTTTTCACAATCAAATCGAATGGAAAAACCAAATGAAATTACTAGGATCGAGTCGAAGGCCGATCAGGAGAAAAATGGGTGTGATTTTTCTGCCTTTAAGCCTTTTCAAGTGTCTCATTTCGTTCGTTCTAACCTCAAAGTGAGCTTTGTTCCTGAATATCCACAAAGTGCTATTCAACGAAACGCTCATGGAATTGTCAGTGTCAAAATCCTCGTTGATCGGGAAGGCTCAGTTGTGAGGGCCTGCTCATTAGACGGCGATGAGGACCTAGCAATAGCTGCGGAAGCTGCCGCTCTTAAATGGAGGTTCAAGCGGAAAGTTGTTCCCGGTCGGGAGTCATTTGTGGAGGCCGGTATAACGTTTCGTTTTGTGCTACATAAGACAGATCTAGGTGTTGAAAACTCGGATGAGACGATCGTGTATGCCAGATCGATTGATAGTGATACATCTAAACAGTAA